From Pseudomonas hefeiensis, one genomic window encodes:
- the trxB gene encoding thioredoxin-disulfide reductase: protein MSEVRHSRVIILGSGPAGYSAAVYAARANLKPLLITGMQAGGQLTTTTEVDNWPGDVHGLTGPVLMERMKEHAERFETEIVFDHINAVDFAAKPYTLTGDSATYTCDALIIATGASARYLGLPSEEAFMGKGVSACATCDGFFYRNKPVAVVGGGNTAVEEALYLANIASTVTLIHRRETFRAEKILIDKLNARVAEGKIILKLNATLDEVLGDNMGVTGARLKNNDGSFDEIKVDGVFIAIGHTPNTSLFEGQLELKDGYLVVKGGRDGNATATSVEGIFAAGDVADHVYRQAITSAGAGCMAALDTERYLDGLQNASF, encoded by the coding sequence ATGTCTGAAGTGCGTCATTCGCGAGTGATTATTCTCGGTTCCGGCCCCGCCGGTTACAGCGCTGCGGTGTATGCGGCCCGTGCCAACCTCAAGCCACTGCTGATCACCGGCATGCAGGCCGGTGGTCAATTGACCACCACCACGGAAGTTGACAACTGGCCGGGCGACGTCCACGGCCTGACCGGCCCGGTGTTGATGGAGCGCATGAAAGAGCATGCCGAGCGCTTCGAGACCGAGATCGTTTTCGACCACATCAATGCTGTGGATTTCGCCGCCAAGCCTTACACCCTGACCGGCGACAGCGCGACCTACACCTGCGATGCCCTGATCATTGCAACCGGCGCCAGCGCTCGTTACCTGGGCCTGCCGTCGGAAGAAGCGTTCATGGGCAAAGGCGTTTCCGCCTGCGCCACTTGCGACGGTTTCTTCTATCGCAACAAGCCAGTGGCTGTGGTCGGTGGCGGCAACACCGCCGTTGAGGAAGCCCTGTACCTGGCCAACATCGCCAGCACGGTCACCCTGATCCACCGTCGCGAAACCTTCCGCGCCGAGAAGATCCTGATCGACAAGCTCAATGCCCGCGTGGCTGAAGGCAAGATCATCCTCAAGCTCAACGCCACCCTGGATGAAGTGCTGGGCGACAACATGGGCGTGACCGGTGCTCGTCTGAAGAACAACGACGGCAGCTTTGACGAGATCAAAGTCGACGGCGTGTTCATCGCCATCGGCCACACCCCGAACACCTCGCTGTTCGAAGGCCAACTGGAACTCAAGGACGGTTACCTGGTGGTCAAGGGCGGCCGCGACGGCAACGCCACCGCCACCAGCGTCGAAGGTATCTTCGCGGCTGGCGACGTGGCCGACCACGTTTACCGCCAGGCGATTACCTCGGCGGGTGCCGGTTGCATGGCAGCCCTGGACACCGAGCGTTACCTGGACGGTCTGCAGAACGCTTCGTTCTGA
- a CDS encoding 2-aminoadipate transaminase encodes MSSETISQSISVVHPVSLSHGKNAEVWDTDGKRYIDFVGGIGVLNLGHCHPRIVEAIREQATRLTHYAFNAAPHAPYIELMERLAAFVPVDYPVSGMLTNSGAEAAENALKIVRGATGRTAVIAFDGGFHGRTLATLNLNGKVAPYKQKVGVLPGPVYHLPYPSKDNGVTREEALKAMERLFSVEIDVSDVACFIVEPVQGEAGFLPMDITFAQALRQFCDEKGIVLIIDEIQSGFGRTGQRFAFSRLGIEPDLILLGKSIAGGVPLGAVVGRKSLLDNLPKGGLGGTYSGNPIACAAALATLEEMTDANLQAWGTQQEEAIVSRYESWRSRGLSPYLGRLTGVGAMRGIELAHADGTPASAQVTQLLALAREAGLLLMPSGKSRHIIRLLAPLTTEAAVLEEGLDILEACLAQLS; translated from the coding sequence ATGAGCAGTGAAACCATCAGCCAATCGATTTCCGTCGTGCACCCTGTCAGCCTCAGCCACGGCAAAAATGCCGAGGTCTGGGACACCGACGGCAAACGCTACATCGATTTCGTGGGCGGCATCGGCGTGTTGAACCTCGGCCACTGCCATCCTCGTATTGTCGAAGCCATCCGCGAACAGGCGACCCGGCTGACGCATTACGCCTTCAACGCCGCCCCGCACGCGCCCTACATCGAACTGATGGAACGCCTGGCAGCGTTTGTCCCGGTGGATTACCCGGTCAGCGGCATGCTCACCAACAGCGGCGCCGAAGCTGCGGAAAACGCCTTGAAGATCGTGCGTGGCGCCACGGGCCGCACCGCCGTCATCGCCTTTGATGGCGGTTTCCACGGCAGAACCCTGGCCACCCTCAACCTCAACGGCAAAGTCGCCCCCTACAAACAGAAAGTCGGCGTACTGCCCGGACCGGTCTATCACCTGCCCTACCCCAGCAAAGACAATGGCGTCACCCGCGAAGAGGCGTTGAAGGCCATGGAGCGGTTGTTCAGCGTCGAGATCGACGTGAGTGACGTCGCGTGTTTCATCGTCGAGCCGGTGCAAGGCGAAGCCGGTTTCCTGCCGATGGATATTACCTTTGCCCAGGCCCTGCGGCAGTTCTGCGACGAGAAAGGCATCGTGCTGATCATCGATGAAATCCAGTCCGGCTTCGGCCGCACCGGCCAGCGCTTTGCGTTCTCCCGACTGGGCATCGAGCCGGACCTGATCCTGCTGGGTAAAAGCATTGCCGGCGGCGTCCCCCTGGGCGCCGTGGTGGGGCGCAAGTCGCTGCTGGACAATCTGCCCAAAGGCGGCCTGGGCGGCACTTATTCAGGCAATCCCATCGCCTGCGCCGCCGCATTGGCAACCCTGGAGGAAATGACCGACGCAAACCTGCAAGCCTGGGGCACGCAACAGGAAGAGGCGATTGTCAGCCGCTACGAGTCATGGCGCAGCCGCGGGCTGTCACCTTACCTGGGGCGCCTGACCGGCGTCGGCGCGATGCGCGGCATCGAACTGGCCCATGCCGACGGCACCCCGGCATCGGCACAAGTGACGCAATTGCTGGCCTTGGCGCGGGAGGCTGGTTTGTTGCTGATGCCCAGCGGCAAATCCCGACACATCATTCGGCTGCTGGCGCCATTGACGACTGAGGCGGCGGTGTTGGAGGAAGGGTTGGATATTCTGGAGGCGTGCCTGGCGCAACTTTCCTGA
- a CDS encoding HopJ type III effector protein has protein sequence MPDLNTLRASLKSGEHIFADTLAFIASGYDYQPQAFKNGDVDNTAGQNEGSCKTLGLALLEGLSDEEALLAFGEHYRSVLTTPEGSDHSNIRALMAHGLAGVKFEAQPLRRR, from the coding sequence ATGCCTGACCTGAACACCCTGCGCGCCAGCCTCAAGAGCGGCGAACATATTTTTGCCGACACCCTGGCGTTTATTGCCAGTGGCTACGACTACCAGCCTCAGGCTTTCAAGAACGGTGACGTCGACAACACCGCCGGACAGAACGAAGGCTCTTGCAAAACCCTGGGCCTGGCTCTGCTCGAAGGCTTGAGCGATGAAGAAGCGCTGCTGGCGTTTGGCGAACATTACCGGTCGGTACTGACCACGCCAGAGGGCAGCGACCACAGCAATATCCGGGCGTTGATGGCCCATGGCTTGGCAGGCGTGAAGTTCGAGGCTCAGCCGTTGCGGCGGCGCTGA
- a CDS encoding DUF1244 domain-containing protein, with protein sequence MNDQQRLELEAAAFRRLVAHLDSRKDVQNIDLMNLAGFCRNCLSKWYKAAADERQIEVSLDDAREVVYGMPYAEWKAQYQQEASAEQQAAFAKGKPDA encoded by the coding sequence ATGAACGACCAACAACGCCTCGAACTTGAAGCCGCCGCTTTCCGTCGGCTGGTTGCCCACCTGGACAGCCGCAAGGATGTGCAGAACATCGACCTGATGAACCTCGCCGGCTTCTGCCGCAACTGCCTGTCCAAGTGGTACAAGGCAGCTGCCGATGAACGCCAGATCGAGGTCAGCCTCGATGACGCCCGTGAAGTGGTTTACGGCATGCCTTACGCCGAGTGGAAAGCCCAATACCAGCAAGAAGCCAGCGCCGAACAGCAAGCGGCGTTTGCCAAAGGAAAACCCGATGCCTGA
- the folX gene encoding dihydroneopterin triphosphate 2'-epimerase, with protein MPQLQPAMARIKVKDLRLRTFIGINEDEILNKQDVLINLTILYAAQDAVRDNDIDHALNYRTITKAIIAHVEGNRFALLERLTQELLDLVMANESVLYAEVEVDKPHALRFAESVSITLAASRATS; from the coding sequence ATGCCACAACTTCAACCCGCCATGGCGCGCATCAAGGTCAAGGACCTGCGCTTGCGCACTTTCATCGGCATCAACGAGGACGAAATCCTCAACAAGCAGGATGTGCTGATCAATCTGACCATCCTCTATGCCGCCCAGGATGCGGTACGCGACAACGACATCGACCACGCACTGAACTACCGCACCATCACCAAGGCAATCATCGCCCACGTGGAAGGCAACCGCTTCGCCCTGCTCGAACGCCTGACCCAGGAATTGCTCGATCTGGTCATGGCCAACGAATCGGTGCTGTATGCCGAAGTCGAAGTCGACAAGCCCCACGCCTTGCGATTTGCCGAGTCGGTGTCGATTACGCTCGCGGCCAGTCGGGCTACTTCGTAG
- the folE gene encoding GTP cyclohydrolase I FolE, translating to MALSPQNYREILIGLGEDPEREGLLDTPVRAAKAMQYLCHGYEQSVEQIVNGALFASDSDEMVIVADIELYSLCEHHLLPFIGKAHVAYIPTGKVLGLSKIARLVDMFARRLQIQENLTRQIADAVQQVTQAAGVAVVIEAQHMCMMMRGVEKQNSTMNTSVMLGVFRESSTTRQEFLQLIRRSK from the coding sequence ATGGCGCTATCGCCCCAGAATTATCGCGAGATCCTCATCGGCCTGGGCGAAGACCCGGAACGCGAAGGCCTGCTGGATACTCCGGTGCGCGCGGCCAAGGCCATGCAGTACCTTTGTCACGGCTATGAACAAAGCGTCGAACAGATCGTCAACGGTGCCCTGTTCGCCTCCGACAGCGATGAAATGGTGATCGTCGCCGACATCGAACTCTATTCCCTGTGCGAACATCACCTGCTGCCCTTCATCGGCAAGGCTCATGTGGCTTATATTCCTACGGGCAAGGTCCTGGGGCTGTCGAAGATCGCCCGGCTGGTGGACATGTTCGCCCGCCGCCTGCAAATCCAGGAAAATCTCACCCGGCAAATTGCCGACGCGGTGCAGCAGGTCACCCAGGCTGCCGGCGTTGCAGTGGTGATTGAAGCCCAGCACATGTGCATGATGATGCGCGGTGTCGAAAAACAGAACTCGACCATGAACACCTCAGTGATGCTCGGCGTCTTTCGCGAGTCCAGCACCACCCGCCAGGAGTTCCTGCAATTGATTCGACGGAGCAAGTAA
- the folM gene encoding dihydromonapterin reductase encodes MPSATAPILITGAAQRVGLHCARRLLEDGHPVIATYRTERPGVQTLRDLGVTVLFADFSSEAGILSFIEQLKQHTDRLRAIVHNASAWLAEAPGDEAAAFNAMFAVHMLAPYLINLHCAELLQRSTLADIVHISDDVTRKGSSKHIAYCATKAGLESLTLSFAAKYAPHIKVNAIAPALLLFNPEDDAAYRTKALAKSALGIEPGSEVIYQSLRYLLDNPYVTGTTLTVNGGRHVK; translated from the coding sequence ATGCCCAGCGCCACCGCTCCGATCCTGATCACTGGCGCTGCCCAGCGCGTCGGCTTGCATTGCGCCCGTCGATTGCTCGAAGACGGTCACCCGGTGATCGCCACCTACCGCACCGAGCGCCCAGGAGTGCAGACGCTACGGGATCTGGGGGTGACCGTCCTGTTCGCTGACTTTTCCTCTGAAGCCGGGATCCTGTCCTTCATCGAACAGCTCAAGCAGCACACCGACCGGTTGCGGGCCATTGTGCACAACGCCTCCGCGTGGCTGGCCGAGGCGCCAGGCGACGAAGCGGCAGCGTTCAATGCCATGTTCGCCGTACACATGCTCGCGCCCTATCTGATCAACCTGCATTGTGCCGAACTGCTGCAACGTTCAACCCTGGCAGATATCGTGCACATCAGCGATGACGTCACGCGCAAGGGCAGCAGCAAGCATATCGCCTATTGCGCCACCAAGGCCGGACTCGAAAGCCTGACCCTGTCGTTCGCAGCGAAGTACGCGCCGCACATCAAGGTCAACGCAATTGCCCCGGCCCTGCTACTGTTCAATCCCGAAGACGACGCGGCTTACCGCACCAAGGCCCTGGCCAAGTCCGCGCTGGGCATTGAGCCCGGCAGCGAAGTGATCTATCAGAGCCTGCGTTATCTGCTGGACAACCCCTATGTCACCGGCACGACCCTGACCGTCAACGGCGGACGGCACGTCAAATAG
- a CDS encoding antibiotic biosynthesis monooxygenase, whose protein sequence is MSTSPVTLMVARRVANGRYQDLIAWLREGEELATDFPGYLGSGVLAPPPQDDEFQIIFRFADEQTLHAWEHSASRTAWLGRGSDLFAHPSEHRVRGIDGWFGSGQRPPRWKQAVAIWLAFFPVSLLFNFLLGPLLSELGMMSRVLISTLILTPLMVYLFIPMSTHLLAGWLNGAAPKALPTKPSTQNQ, encoded by the coding sequence ATGTCTACCTCACCCGTCACCCTGATGGTTGCCCGCCGTGTCGCCAATGGACGCTATCAGGACCTGATCGCCTGGTTGCGTGAAGGCGAAGAGCTGGCTACCGACTTCCCCGGCTACCTGGGCTCCGGCGTGCTCGCGCCACCGCCCCAGGACGATGAATTCCAGATTATTTTCCGTTTTGCCGACGAGCAGACCCTGCATGCCTGGGAGCACTCAGCCTCGCGCACGGCCTGGCTGGGACGAGGCAGCGATCTGTTTGCCCATCCTTCGGAACACAGGGTGCGGGGTATCGATGGTTGGTTCGGCAGCGGCCAACGTCCACCGCGCTGGAAACAGGCCGTAGCCATCTGGCTCGCGTTCTTTCCAGTGTCACTGCTGTTCAATTTCCTGCTGGGACCGTTGCTCAGTGAGCTGGGGATGATGAGCCGCGTGTTGATCAGCACACTCATTCTGACGCCGCTGATGGTCTACCTGTTTATCCCGATGTCGACGCATCTGCTGGCGGGTTGGTTGAACGGTGCAGCGCCCAAAGCACTGCCAACCAAGCCGTCTACACAGAATCAGTGA